AATACAAGCCGAAATGAATGAACAAACCGAAACGCGCTTCGCGAAACCAGTCGCCGCGATTGGGTTGAGGCTTTTCCTGAGCCGGGCACAAAATGCTTAGCCGGTTATTTGCCGTTAAAGCCGCAACCATCGAGAGAGCGAATTCGCGCCGGGTTAACATAGGCGGAGTTTATGTTTGACGTGCTTTATCGTCAATACAAACCGTGCCGAATAAGGGAAATTTTACCTGTTTTATCCAGTCAGTTAATTTTCACCGGAACCGCTAAATCCTCACTCGCGCAAAGCAAGATTGCCCTCTAAAAATTTTCGTGTGCATTGGCAAATTCAGGACAGCAGCTTTCGCCAATCCTCGGCAATCGCCTGCCAGGAAAACTTTTCGGAATTTGCATAAGCGAAGGCACGCGCCGATAAACTGTCAAGCAACTGCCGGTCTTGATAAAGGCTTTGCAAAACCATTGCGGCATCAGCAATCGCAATCTCATTTTTCACATCTGAAGTTTTGTTGAGTTCAACGAGATAACCGTAGTCGCGCCAGAGTTCCGCACCGGCGGAATGCGCGGGGACGATTTGCGCCGCGCCGGTTGCCGCGTGTTCAAAAGCCACAAGTCCCCAACCTTCACCCAGCGAAGTGTTGATGCCAATATCGCAGGCGTTATAAATCACATTCAACTGTTCATCTGAAATTGTGGGCTTTTCGGTTTCTTCAGTGGCGCGTAACAAGCGGTCGTCCAGGTTTAATTTTTCCGTCAGCGCCGGAATGTCATAACCGTAATCGCGCATTCCCATGTGCAGGTAAAGGTAAGCGTCAGGTTTATCTTTGGCGAATTCGGCAAACGCCTGCATGGTCAAATCCACGCGCTTGCGTTTGTTATTGCGATTGGCATTTAACACGATGAAGGCATCTTCGAGATGCGGTCGGTCGGGAAATAATTGTAAGCGGGCTTGTTTGCGACTTTGCGAAAAATCATTTTCGACGAGCGGATGAAAAATCGTGGTATCGACGCCGTGCGGCAAAATGTGCATCGGTGGTTGAGGGGTGAGGTTGAGCGATTGAAATGCCGATTCGACCACCCGCAAGCCGAACTCAGTGTAGAAGACCAGCTCATCTACATCGGCTAAATGTTTAAAATTAGCGGCAGGCATCTCGGCGAATTCGATGGGGCAATAAAAAAAGACTTTGGCGGCGGGCGATTGTTCGCGATACGTCGCCAGCGCCGGGTGATGTACCGCATAAAAATCGCAATCGTGACAAAGCAGAATGCATTGAGGTTGAAAGCGGGTGAGGATTTCCGGCAGTTGGTCGCGCCCCAGAATATCGCCGATGCGATGGTTGGGCAGAATACGATAATTGCTGTCAATCGCTTCGCCGCGATAGTTGATGGCGAAATAGAGAATCTCGAACGACTCGGATAAATATTTTGCGAGGGTTTGCAGGACTCTGGCGAAACCTGTGGGGCGGATGGCTTGACCGATGATGAGCAGGCGCGGCCTGTCGCTTTGTCGCGCTTGAATAAAAGACTGTTCAAACTCGTTGTAGAGTGACAGACCGCGCTCCTTTTATTTACCTGCCGTCAGTCGAAAATAATTGACTGATTGCCGATTCACTGTGCCTGTGGTTAAACAGGATTTTGCAAGGTTACGGACAATGTAGAGACGATGGAACTTTCACCGGTTTCCTGCTTTTCGTAGCCTTCACCGTACCCGTAGTTGCTCATGCCGACAAACAGATAATTAGCCGGTTGATTGACCCAGTTCATGGGTCCGCCCATGCTGCCCGCGTCGCAATGGGTTTCCCAATTTTGTAAGGTTGCACCGGCTCCCAGTCCGAGTAACATCTGATAGGCATCATTTGACGGTGGCATATTATTATCCAAGCCGTAACTGGCAAGGAGAATCAGTTGTTGTTCGATGTTGCCCCCGTTTAATTGCTGAAACAGCATCCCCGCATACATATATTGATAGGTGCTAGACCACCAGGTGGTGTTTTCCTGAGGAAACAACATCAGGTATTCATTTATCAGAATGCTGGCGGGATTGGTGTAATCCTGTGATGAGTTAATCACCACGATCTGGTATCCGGTCGGGCTATTTGGCGTATAACCCGGCGACGGAATCGGCGTACCATTCAAAGTGATTTTCGGCACTTGCGCTGGGGTATTGTAGTTCATCGCTTGAGATTGTGTGGCAATCTCGATTAAAACTTGCGAGGGGGGAGTCATAGTGTTTTTTTCCTTTCTTTGAAAATCGGTTAATAGAAACGAAAAGTGATTTGCGAAAAATTAAATCTACTTTTCGCGAGCCTGCTTTGAGCGGGCAGCTACTATATCATGGCTTCATAAAATTGCCACTTCGTGAAAGGCGGTTATTAAGCTGAACGGCGTAAATTTTTTGCGAAATAATTTAACCGGCGCGCGTGCCGTTGGGAACTTGGGCTTCCGGTACGGCGAGCATTGGCGTAATGCCATCGGCGTAACCGAGGTCAAACAGCATGCCTTCCGATAATTCGCCGAGCATTTTTTTCGGCTCAAGGTTGACCACAAAAAGCGCCTGTCTGCCGACGATTTCCTGCACATTGGCGCGTTCTTTTTTCATCCCGGCAAGGATGCGGCGTTTATGGTCGCCGAAATCAACCGTCAGGCGCACAAGTTTATTCGAGCCGGCTACGTCTTCGACCAGTTCAATGGTGCCGACGCGAATATCAATCTGGTTGAGAATATCGAAGGTGATGAGCGGTTTGAGGGGCGCGGGATTGATTGCTGACATAGAACTTTCCTCCGGCGCGATTACAGCAGTTGAAGGTATCAAGCGTCAATCAACACATGGTTGCATCTCAGATACGGCATCTGTAACCTATGCTCATGTTCAAATTCAGCACAGCCGGTGAATCGCACGGCAAATGCCTGGTCGCCATCATTGAAGGCTTGCCCGCAGGGCTTGGCGTAGATTTGTCTTTCATCAATCACGAACTCTGGCGCAGGCAACAAGGGTATGGGCGCGGCGGACGCATGAAAATCGAACGCGATGAGGTCGAGATTATTTCAGGTGTGCGGCACGGAAAAACCCTGGGGTCGCCGGTGGCGCTGCTGGTTCACAACCGCGATTTTGAAAACTGGGTTGAGGTGATGAATGTTGAACCGCGCGAATTTACTGAAGAAAAACGCGCCCGCCGGGTCTCGCGCCCGCGTCCCGGTCACACCGATTTAGCCGGTGGGTTGAAATATGACACCCATGATTTGCGCGACATCCTCGAACGCGCCAGCGCCCGCGAAACTACGGCGCGCGTCGCCGTCGGCGCTTTCGCGAAATTACTGGTTCGCGAAATCGGCATCGAAGTTTTAAGCCATGTAATGATGATTGGCGGCATACCCGATGAACCGATTGAAGCGAGTTGGGAAACCATCAAAGCCTTGCCCGATGATTCGCCGCTACGTTGCGTTGACGACGACGCCCAACAACGCATGATCGAACTCATTGACCAGACCAAAGAGGACAAAGACACCCTCGGCGGCATCTTTGAAGTGGTCGCCCATAATGTGGTTGCCGGATTGGGTTCGCACGTGCAATGGAATCGCAAACTCGATGGTCGTCTGGCGCAGGCAATTATGTGTATTCATGCGGTAAAAGCCGTTGAAATCGGTATGGGCGCGCAGGTCAGCCGAACCACAGGGTCGCAAGTGCATGATGAAATCGGCTATAATCAAACGGAACGGCGATTCACGCGACCGACCAATCGCGCGGGCGGCATTGAAGGCGGCATTACCAACGGCGAAGAGGTTCGCATTCGCGGGCATTTGAAACCGATTTCGACATTGAGACGACCTCTGATGAGCGTTGATGTTTTAACCAAAGCGGAATCGGCGGCGGCTTTCGAGCGTTCCGATATTGTTGCCGTGACTGCCGCAGGCGTCATCGGTGAAGCGATGGTCGCCATCGTCCTGGCTGATGCCGCGCGCGAAAAATTCGGCGGCGATAGCCTTGGGGAAATGAAGCGAAATTTTGAAGGTTACAGCGAACAGTTGAAAAATTATTGATGCGGATTTTCTTTGCAAAAGCCGGTAAGTCAATGGCTGTTTCAAATCAAAAGGCGTTGGCTCGCCTCAGCGCTTAACGCAACCTTTCGACAGTTATGAAACATCTTGATGAAATCGAAAGCGAAGTCAGTGAGTTAAAACGCTCACTCAACGCCAGTCGCGCACACGGCATTCTCTATTACTTTCTGCTGGTGGTGTTGATGCTGGTGGGCTTTGCCATCGGTTATGCTACGCATAGTCTTGTCGGAGCCGCTATAATAGGAATTGGTTTGGCGGTGGTTGCCTGGCGGGAAGTAACGCATTTCAGGGCGCGGAGCAAAATTCTCGCGCATGTGTTGGCGGAAAAACGCGCCGAGCAACGACAGATTGAAGAGATACATAAGGAGTTTGAAGTAAAGTAATGAAACTGGAAATTGTAAAATACGGCGACCCGGTTTTGACTCAACGCGCCGAAGAAGTGACCGAATTTAATCAGGAATTACATAAATTGATTGATGATATGTTTGAAACCATGTACGGCGCGCCGGGGGTTGGGCTTGCCGCGCCGCAGGTGGGAGTTTTGAAAAGATTATTTGTGATGGATTGCAGCGGCGGGAAAAATCCCAAACAGAAAGTCGCCCTGATTAATCCGGTGATTGAGATTGAAGAAGGCGACCAGACCGGCGATGAAGGCTGCTTGAGTTTTCCGGGCATCTACGTTCAGGTCAAACGTCCGCAACGTGTCGTGGTGCGCGCTCAGGATATTAATGGCAGCCAGTTCAAACTTGATGTGATGGATTTGGAAGCGCGTTGTGTCGAACACGAAACCGACCATCTTGACGGCGAATTGTTTATCGAGTATCTGAGTCCGCTTAAAAAAGATTTGGTGAAGCGCAAAATTAAAAAGCGCATCAAGCAGGGCGATTGGTAATCATTTTGCAAACCATTGATTCGACGAACAGCCCGGTATGAATATCGGGCTTATCCTAAAGTACGAATTTTATTCAAACCCATTCTGCATTCATAAATTTACTTGCTTAAAAATTAGACAGCCGAAATCAGTTCGATTTATTTTCCGTTCAAGTCATCACGGGTTGATCAACTTGGGAATTGCCTTATGTTCAATGCGCCACAACGCACCGATGCGCTGATTTTGAAATATCGCGCTTTGCTTGACGTATCAAAAGCGCTGGCGACGCATTACGATCTTGCCGGACTGTTTCGCAACCTTTCGGAACAACTGCGTCTGGTGGTCGATTTTGAAGCGGTGATTATCACGCTTTACGATGCGCAAAAACATCTGATGCGCCGCTATTTATTGGAGTCGAACATTGCCGAACTCGCCGATTTGACTGCCGAAGCGGCGGTTGAAAATTCCTTAGCCGGATTGGTGTGGAAAACCCAGAAAGCTTATTTGCTCAATCGCCCGGAAGATGCCGCAGCCTATCCGCCGCTGATGAAATCGCTGCAAAAGAATGGCATTCAATCCGCCTGCATCTTGCCGCTCACTTCATCAGGGCATCGCCTCGGCACTATTGGATTTGGAAGTCGCCGCGTAGCCGCCTATAGCGACGACCAGCTCGAATTTTTACAACTGCTCGCCAATCAGGTCGCGGTTGCCATCGACAATACGCGCAATTTTGAACAGGCGCGCGAAGCGGAACAGCAGGCAAAACGGCAATCCGAACACGAACGGTTGATGCTGGAAATCAATAACGCGGTGGTTTCGCAACTTGATTTGGCAGAACTGCTGCAAATCGTTTCTCCCAGCATTCGCAAGGTCATCGGCAGCGATACGGTCGGCGTTCTCTTGTATGACCAGGAGCGTAATCAATTGCGCGCCTTTATGACCGATTTTCCGCCCGACCATCCGCTCGCTCAAAAAGGCTTACCTATCGACCTCGAAGGCAGTCCGAGCGGTCTGGCATTCACCACCGGGCAACCGGTTTACGTTGAAAAACCGGATTTAGAACGCTTCGATTCCGATTTGGCAAAACGGGTTTTTGACGAAGGCACGCAATCGGGCGTCTGCATTCCGCTGATTGCCAAAGGGCACAAATTGGGTGTTTTGGGCGTGACCAGCAAGCATGAGAATGCGTTCTCCGATGAGGACAAAGCGTTATTGATTCAAATCGCCAATCAAGTGGCGATTGCCGTGGATAATGCGCTCAATTTTGAACGGGCGCGCCGGGCTGAGCAGGAAGTCAAACGCCAGCTTGAACGCGAACGCCTGATGCTCAAAATCAATAACGCGGTGGTTTCGCAACTCGACTTGCTGGAACTGGTGCGCGTGATTTCATCCTCTCTTCGCGAAACCCTGGAACTCGACATCGCCAGCGTTTCGCTGTATGACCCGGAAAGCCATCAACTGCGCGCTTACTGGTTCGACCTGTCAGAAACTCTGCCGCCGGTTGAAGAAGGAACGGTCTTTCCACTTGAAGGAAATGTCGGCGGGGTGGCGTTTACGACTGGCAAAGCGCTCTTTATCAATCGCACCGATCCCGAAAAAGCTTACTCGGATTTTGACCAACGATTGATTGAAGCAGGCATCCGCTCAGGTGGTTGCATCCCGCTAATTGTGCAGGAGCGTAAACTCGGCATTCTGGCAATCGGCAGTTTTCGTGAAGATGCGTTTTCCCCAGCCGATCAGGAATTGCTCATTCATATTGCCAATCAAATCGCCATCGCTGTTGAGAATGCGCTGAATTTTAAACGCGCCCGGCTTGCCGAACGACAGGCTGGCGAAGAGCGTGACCGCGCCAACCTTTTGCTTGATGTCAACAATGCCATCATTTCCCATCTTGACCTCAATGAACTGGTCAAACGGATTTCCGCCAGCCTGCTTGATGCGCTTCCGCACGATGCCGCCGGAATTGCGCTCTACGACGCTGAGAACAATTATTTGCGCGAATATGCCAGCATCGCTTATCCGGGTTATGATGCGTATCCGCAAGGCGAAATTTTTCGGCTTACCGGAACCGCCGTCGGGCTGGTGTTTACCTCGGGCGAGCCGCTGCTACTCAGGCGACCGGACGCTGAGCGTTTTCCCGCAGACCGCCTGCCGCTTCCGGGCGAAAATATGCCGCGTTCTGCCTGTCTGGTGCCGCTCATTTCTCACGGACGAAAACTTGGAGTTCTCGGCGTCGGCAGCAATCAAGAAGACAGGTTCGCCCAGTCCGACCTCGACCGCTTCGCGCAAATTGCCGGTCAAGTCGCCATCGCTGTCGAAAATGCCCTGGCTTATCGCGAGATTGAATCACTTAAAAATAAACTCGCAAGCGAAAAGCTTTACCTTGAACAAGAGATTCAAACCGAATATAACTTCGCAGAAATCATCGGGCAGAGTCTCACTTTAAAGCGCATTCTCAAACAGGTCGAAACCGTCGCGCCTACCGATTCCGTGGTTTTGATTCAAGGCGAAACCGGAACCGGCAAAGAACTCATTGCCCGCGCCATTCATAACTTGAGCAACCGCAGCGAACGCACCATGGTAAAACTCAACTGCGCGGCAATTCCGACGGGACTGCTCGAAAGCGAACTTTTCGGACATGAAAAAGGCGCGTTTACCGGCGCTGTCGCGCAACGCATCGGGCGTTTTGAACTGGCGCATCGCGGCACCCTTTTTTTGGATGAAGTCGGCGACATTCCGCTTGAATTACAACCGAAACTTTTGCGCGTCTTGCAGGAATCGGAATTTGAGCGACTCGGCAGTTCGCGCACCCTGCGCGTCGATGTGCGACTGATTGCCGCGACCAATTGCGACCTGGCGCAGATGGTCGAAGAGAAAAAATATCGCGGCGATCTGTTTTATCGCTTGAATGTTTTTCCGTTGCGAATTCCACCGCTTCGCGAACGCGCCGAAGATATTCCACTACTGGTCGGCTACTTCATTCAAAAACATTCGCGTCGCATGAATAAACGCATCGAGTCGGTGCGCGCCGAAGATATGCAGGCGCTCATCGCTTACCATTGGTCTGGTAATGTCCGGGAGTTGGAAAATTTCATTGAACGCGCCGTGATTCTTTCAAAAGGGAGTCAACTGGAAGTCCCGCTTTCGGAACTCCGAAAACCAAGTGAAACAATCCCTCATCAAACAACCACGATGCCCACCAAACTGGTTTCCCTCGAAGACCATGAACGCCAATACATTCAAGAGGTGTTGCGTCAGACAAACGGCGTCATCGGCGGCAAAGGCGGCGCGGCGGAAATCCTCGACCTGCCGATTTCTACCCTTCGCAGCCGCATGAAAAAACTCGGTTTGAAATAAATTGACTTCTCATTCCTGATGCGACATTTCGTTCTCGATGCGATATTTCGCATCGAATCCGCTTTTCTTTTTCCTGTCAACTGCAACTCAAAAACACCTTCACACACTACTTTCATTGATTGATTTCAATAACTTAATTGACCACAGCACGCCTGATGAAATCTTTGGTCTGGTCATTGCACTAAGCCGAGTCGCCTGCGTCAACCCGACAACGGCAATAAAAGGCAAGGAAATTAAGCAAGATGACAACACGCATCACTCAGGTTAATGGACGAACCAAAACCATTTTGAAAATCGAAGGCACACTGATTCTCGAAGAAGCTTTGCTGCTGGCGCAAATCTGCGCCGATTTACGCCGGCAAAGCGACCAGGACATTGCGCTGGCTCTCGACGACCTGGTTTTTCTCGATACCTCAAGCGCCTATGTGCTCAACCGCCTCAAACACGAAGCCGGCATCACGCTCGAAGGCGCAGGTTTTTTTGTCCATCAAGTGCTTGAGTTGGTCGAACAACAGTCTCTGAATCAATCGGGACAACAATAGATTTTCACCCTTCGCAACAGGAGAAACCGTTATGACGAACCGCGCATGTTTATTGATTTTTACGCTGCTGTTATTAGGTAGCACAACGAACGCTTTCGCTCAACAACCCGTATCATCTGCGGTTGAAACCTTGACGCTGGAGCAGGCTATCAACCTGGCGCTCAATGACAATCGCCAACTGAAAAACAGCGATATTGAAGTGAAAAAATATGGCGACCGTATTGCCGCGACGCGCACCCTCAAACTGCCGTCGTTCAAAGTCGATGTGCAGGCATCACAACTGCTCACGCCGCTCAATTTCACTTTCGATAAAGGCACCTTCGGCACCTTTGAAGCGACCGGGCCCATACCGAACGAAGACACCACCATCAGTACGGCAAGAAAACCGACATTGATTGTCATCGGACAGGTGACGCAACCGCTTTCGCAACTCTATCGCATCAACCTCAACCTCAAACAACTCAACGTTGGTCGCGAAATTGCCGAGCAACAATCACGCGCCCAGAAACAAACCATCGTTAATCAGGTCAAACGCGCTTACTACGCCGTTTTGCAAACCCAGAGCGCGCTCCTGGCGATAGAAGAATCGCTCAAGCTGTACGAAGAGCTTGAGCGCGTGACCACGGATTACGTCGCCCAACAAGTGGCGCTTAAATCAGAAAATCTTGATGTCAAAACGCGCTATGCAAAAGCCGAATATGATGCCCTCAATTTGCGCAACACGCTGGCGACGCAAAAAGAACAACTCAACCACCTGATGGGTCGCGACATTCGCGCCGAATTCACCTTGAACGCGGTGCCCGAAGCCACCAGCTTTGAAAATAATCTGGCGGCGGCGCGCACCCGCGCCATTGAACAACGTCCCGAAGTGCAGGAAGGGCGCTTGAAAATTAAACAGGCGGAACTCGACCGGCGCATCAAAAAATCGGAATTCATTCCTGATGTCGGACTCGGACTGACTTATATCTCGCCGCTCAATCTCAATTCGATTGTGCCGAAAACCATTGCGACGTTTGGCGTGACCTTCAGTTGGGAAATTTTCGATTGGGGCAAGAAACGGCGCGAACTCGACGAAAAGAGTCGAATCATTGAACAGGCAACCAATGGTTTAGCCGATGTTGAAAGTCAGGTATTGATGGACGTCAATAATCGCCACCGGCAATTGCAACAGACGCGGCAAAGTTTGCGCATCGCTTTACTTTCGCAGGACACCGCGCGTGAACAGTTGCGCGTCGTGAGCCATAAGTACCGTGTGCAAATGGCGCTTTTGAAGGATGTGCTGGAAGTGCAAACGCGCCTTGCCGATGCCAACAACCAATATCAACAGGCGCTGCTCGCTTATTGGAGCGCCAAAGCTGATTTCGAGAAAGCCATAGGAGAAGACAAATGAAAAATCAGGAATTGAAATTCATCGCTATCATTTTTGCCTTGAGCGTGACGGTCGGGTGCAAGGTTCAAGCCGTTGAAAAAGCGCCTGTGCCGGTGAAAGTAAAAACCATTGAACTGGCGTCAAACACTGGCGGGATGCGCTATTCGGCAAGCATCGTTCCGCGCACAGAGGTACAGCTTGCCTTCAGAGTCAGCGGTTATATTGATGCGCTTCATCAAGTGCGCGGCGTTGACGGGCAGTGGCGTAATGTGCAGGAAGGGGATGTCATTCCCAGAGGCACTGTGCTGGCGCAAGTGCGCCGCAGCGATTATGCGGTCAAAGTCACGCAAGCCGAATCGCAGACCGCCGAAGCGCGCGCCGGTGTCGATTCCAGTAAAGCGCAACTGGCAGAGGCTGAATCATCGCTCGCTTCAGCGAAAGCGCAACTCGCCGAAGCCGAAGCCGCTTATGAACGCGCCAAATTAGATTTTGAACGCGCTAAAAATCTTTATGAAGGTCAAAGTCTGACCAAAGCCGATTATGACGCGGCGAAATCGCAATATGACATGGCGCAGGCGAAACTCAACAGCGCGAAATCACAGGTCGCCGTGGTCAACGCTAAAATTCAGGTGGCGCGCGCGGTCATTGATTCTTATGACGCGAAGGTCAAGGGAGCCAAAGCCGTGGTTGCGGAAGCCGCCATTCCCTTGCAGGACACCGCGCTGAGAGCGCCGATGAATTGTGTGGTGCTGCAAAAATCGGTTGAAGTGGGAACCCTGGTGTCACCCGGCGCTGCGGCTTTTGTTATCGCCGACACCTCATCAGTCAAAGCCATCTTCGGGGTTCCCGATTTGATGGTGAAACAAATGAAACTCGGAAATACCTTGAAGGTGACGACAGAGGCGGCGCTCGGCGAAGATTTTCAAGGGCAGATTACCGCCATCTCGCCAGCCGCCGACCCCAAGAGTCGCGTCTTCGATATTGAAGTCACCATTCCCAATGCGCAGAATTTATTGAAAGTCGGCATGATTGCTGCGCTCACCGTTGAAGGGGAGACCAACCCATCTGAAGCCATCCCGGTTGTGCCATTGAACGCCATCGTAAAATCCGGCAATCACGAAAACCCTTACGCGGTCTTTGTGATTGAAGAGCACAGCGGCAGAACGATAGCGCGACAACGCCCGCTCAAACTGGGCGAAACTCTGGGTAACACCGTAGCTGTCATTGACGGGTTGAAGGCGGGTGAGCGCGTCATCACCACCGGAGCCAACCTGATTCAAAACAACGATAGCGTTCAAATCATTCCATAAGGAGACGATGAACGATGAAGTATGAATGATGAACAAATAGATTTTCCGTTCATCGTTCACACTTCATCGTTTCCGAGAAGGAGAAACACTATGGCACACCTGAAAAGCGACGACGAAATGATTAAAAAAACACATAATACGGCGCGATTTTTTGTT
The nucleotide sequence above comes from Acidobacteriota bacterium. Encoded proteins:
- a CDS encoding glycosyltransferase, whose amino-acid sequence is MPAANFKHLADVDELVFYTEFGLRVVESAFQSLNLTPQPPMHILPHGVDTTIFHPLVENDFSQSRKQARLQLFPDRPHLEDAFIVLNANRNNKRKRVDLTMQAFAEFAKDKPDAYLYLHMGMRDYGYDIPALTEKLNLDDRLLRATEETEKPTISDEQLNVIYNACDIGINTSLGEGWGLVAFEHAATGAAQIVPAHSAGAELWRDYGYLVELNKTSDVKNEIAIADAAMVLQSLYQDRQLLDSLSARAFAYANSEKFSWQAIAEDWRKLLS
- a CDS encoding tRNA-binding protein — translated: MSAINPAPLKPLITFDILNQIDIRVGTIELVEDVAGSNKLVRLTVDFGDHKRRILAGMKKERANVQEIVGRQALFVVNLEPKKMLGELSEGMLFDLGYADGITPMLAVPEAQVPNGTRAG
- the aroC gene encoding chorismate synthase produces the protein MFKFSTAGESHGKCLVAIIEGLPAGLGVDLSFINHELWRRQQGYGRGGRMKIERDEVEIISGVRHGKTLGSPVALLVHNRDFENWVEVMNVEPREFTEEKRARRVSRPRPGHTDLAGGLKYDTHDLRDILERASARETTARVAVGAFAKLLVREIGIEVLSHVMMIGGIPDEPIEASWETIKALPDDSPLRCVDDDAQQRMIELIDQTKEDKDTLGGIFEVVAHNVVAGLGSHVQWNRKLDGRLAQAIMCIHAVKAVEIGMGAQVSRTTGSQVHDEIGYNQTERRFTRPTNRAGGIEGGITNGEEVRIRGHLKPISTLRRPLMSVDVLTKAESAAAFERSDIVAVTAAGVIGEAMVAIVLADAAREKFGGDSLGEMKRNFEGYSEQLKNY
- the def gene encoding peptide deformylase — protein: MKLEIVKYGDPVLTQRAEEVTEFNQELHKLIDDMFETMYGAPGVGLAAPQVGVLKRLFVMDCSGGKNPKQKVALINPVIEIEEGDQTGDEGCLSFPGIYVQVKRPQRVVVRAQDINGSQFKLDVMDLEARCVEHETDHLDGELFIEYLSPLKKDLVKRKIKKRIKQGDW
- a CDS encoding GAF domain-containing protein — encoded protein: MFNAPQRTDALILKYRALLDVSKALATHYDLAGLFRNLSEQLRLVVDFEAVIITLYDAQKHLMRRYLLESNIAELADLTAEAAVENSLAGLVWKTQKAYLLNRPEDAAAYPPLMKSLQKNGIQSACILPLTSSGHRLGTIGFGSRRVAAYSDDQLEFLQLLANQVAVAIDNTRNFEQAREAEQQAKRQSEHERLMLEINNAVVSQLDLAELLQIVSPSIRKVIGSDTVGVLLYDQERNQLRAFMTDFPPDHPLAQKGLPIDLEGSPSGLAFTTGQPVYVEKPDLERFDSDLAKRVFDEGTQSGVCIPLIAKGHKLGVLGVTSKHENAFSDEDKALLIQIANQVAIAVDNALNFERARRAEQEVKRQLERERLMLKINNAVVSQLDLLELVRVISSSLRETLELDIASVSLYDPESHQLRAYWFDLSETLPPVEEGTVFPLEGNVGGVAFTTGKALFINRTDPEKAYSDFDQRLIEAGIRSGGCIPLIVQERKLGILAIGSFREDAFSPADQELLIHIANQIAIAVENALNFKRARLAERQAGEERDRANLLLDVNNAIISHLDLNELVKRISASLLDALPHDAAGIALYDAENNYLREYASIAYPGYDAYPQGEIFRLTGTAVGLVFTSGEPLLLRRPDAERFPADRLPLPGENMPRSACLVPLISHGRKLGVLGVGSNQEDRFAQSDLDRFAQIAGQVAIAVENALAYREIESLKNKLASEKLYLEQEIQTEYNFAEIIGQSLTLKRILKQVETVAPTDSVVLIQGETGTGKELIARAIHNLSNRSERTMVKLNCAAIPTGLLESELFGHEKGAFTGAVAQRIGRFELAHRGTLFLDEVGDIPLELQPKLLRVLQESEFERLGSSRTLRVDVRLIAATNCDLAQMVEEKKYRGDLFYRLNVFPLRIPPLRERAEDIPLLVGYFIQKHSRRMNKRIESVRAEDMQALIAYHWSGNVRELENFIERAVILSKGSQLEVPLSELRKPSETIPHQTTTMPTKLVSLEDHERQYIQEVLRQTNGVIGGKGGAAEILDLPISTLRSRMKKLGLK
- a CDS encoding TolC family protein, with protein sequence MTNRACLLIFTLLLLGSTTNAFAQQPVSSAVETLTLEQAINLALNDNRQLKNSDIEVKKYGDRIAATRTLKLPSFKVDVQASQLLTPLNFTFDKGTFGTFEATGPIPNEDTTISTARKPTLIVIGQVTQPLSQLYRINLNLKQLNVGREIAEQQSRAQKQTIVNQVKRAYYAVLQTQSALLAIEESLKLYEELERVTTDYVAQQVALKSENLDVKTRYAKAEYDALNLRNTLATQKEQLNHLMGRDIRAEFTLNAVPEATSFENNLAAARTRAIEQRPEVQEGRLKIKQAELDRRIKKSEFIPDVGLGLTYISPLNLNSIVPKTIATFGVTFSWEIFDWGKKRRELDEKSRIIEQATNGLADVESQVLMDVNNRHRQLQQTRQSLRIALLSQDTAREQLRVVSHKYRVQMALLKDVLEVQTRLADANNQYQQALLAYWSAKADFEKAIGEDK
- a CDS encoding efflux RND transporter periplasmic adaptor subunit is translated as MKNQELKFIAIIFALSVTVGCKVQAVEKAPVPVKVKTIELASNTGGMRYSASIVPRTEVQLAFRVSGYIDALHQVRGVDGQWRNVQEGDVIPRGTVLAQVRRSDYAVKVTQAESQTAEARAGVDSSKAQLAEAESSLASAKAQLAEAEAAYERAKLDFERAKNLYEGQSLTKADYDAAKSQYDMAQAKLNSAKSQVAVVNAKIQVARAVIDSYDAKVKGAKAVVAEAAIPLQDTALRAPMNCVVLQKSVEVGTLVSPGAAAFVIADTSSVKAIFGVPDLMVKQMKLGNTLKVTTEAALGEDFQGQITAISPAADPKSRVFDIEVTIPNAQNLLKVGMIAALTVEGETNPSEAIPVVPLNAIVKSGNHENPYAVFVIEEHSGRTIARQRPLKLGETLGNTVAVIDGLKAGERVITTGANLIQNNDSVQIIP